In Lactococcus garvieae subsp. garvieae, the following proteins share a genomic window:
- a CDS encoding amino acid ABC transporter permease, which yields MNKNKKIILGLGVLLLLIILPMLPFLIMQGQYSFDEFWTMFFTKIFSWKDFTAAFVPIIKMIPISLQMTLIAMFFGLILGLLLALVRINKIPILDQLRALFVSFTRGTPILVQLYLTYTGIPLILKAINMNYGTNYTVNSVPAMLFVIVAFALNEGAYNSETIRSAIQSVDKGQIEAARSLGMTNFQVFWRVTLPEAASVATAPLGNALIGLLKSTSLAFVAGVVEMTAQAQIIGGSTFRLFETYLALALIYWPICIVLEILIRKIESKLEIKMPKAARKISLGRNPFDNGVTNK from the coding sequence ATGAATAAAAATAAAAAAATAATTTTAGGCTTGGGAGTTTTGCTCCTGTTGATTATTTTGCCTATGCTTCCCTTTTTAATCATGCAAGGGCAATATAGTTTTGATGAATTTTGGACGATGTTTTTCACCAAGATTTTTAGTTGGAAAGACTTTACTGCAGCCTTCGTACCCATCATTAAAATGATTCCTATTTCATTGCAGATGACACTTATCGCAATGTTCTTTGGACTTATTTTGGGACTGCTGCTTGCACTTGTCAGAATAAATAAGATTCCTATTTTAGACCAGTTACGTGCTTTGTTTGTTTCCTTTACACGTGGGACACCAATTCTGGTACAACTTTATTTGACTTATACAGGGATTCCTTTGATTCTTAAAGCAATCAATATGAATTACGGTACGAATTATACGGTTAACTCTGTCCCTGCCATGCTCTTTGTGATTGTGGCTTTTGCCCTTAACGAAGGCGCTTATAATTCAGAAACAATCCGCTCAGCCATTCAATCCGTAGATAAAGGGCAAATCGAAGCAGCACGCTCTCTTGGAATGACCAATTTTCAAGTTTTCTGGCGCGTAACCTTACCTGAAGCAGCTTCTGTTGCGACGGCGCCATTAGGAAATGCTTTAATTGGCTTACTCAAATCAACTTCACTTGCTTTTGTTGCTGGTGTAGTCGAAATGACCGCTCAAGCCCAAATCATTGGCGGTTCAACCTTCCGTCTTTTTGAAACCTACTTAGCTCTGGCCTTAATTTACTGGCCAATCTGTATCGTTTTGGAAATCTTGATTCGTAAGATTGAAAGCAAACTAGAAATCAAAATGCCTAAAGCAGCGCGGAAAATCTCACTTGGACGCAATCCTTTTGATAATGGGGTGACCAACAAATGA
- the deoD gene encoding purine-nucleoside phosphorylase, which produces MSVHIEAKEGQIADKILLPGDPLRAKFIADNFLEDAQQFNNVRGMLGYTGTYKGHRISVMGTGMGMPSISIYAHELITEYGVKKLIRVGTAGALNEDVHVRDLVLAQGAATTSRIIKNDWPQFDLPQIADFDLLDKAYHIAKNLNLQTHVGNVLSADLFYSDIDTLAIGKLGVKAVEMEAAALYYLGAKHNVQTLGIMTISDSLVTGESTSAEERQNTFTDMMRVGLETLIV; this is translated from the coding sequence ATGTCAGTTCATATCGAAGCTAAAGAAGGTCAAATTGCAGATAAAATCCTCTTGCCAGGTGATCCACTGCGTGCCAAGTTCATCGCCGATAATTTTCTCGAGGATGCTCAACAATTCAATAATGTTCGAGGCATGCTGGGCTATACAGGGACCTATAAAGGACACCGAATTTCAGTTATGGGAACAGGCATGGGAATGCCATCAATCTCCATCTATGCCCATGAATTAATCACCGAATACGGTGTCAAAAAACTGATTCGAGTAGGCACAGCAGGTGCGTTAAATGAAGATGTTCATGTACGAGATTTGGTTTTGGCGCAAGGGGCTGCAACGACTTCTCGCATTATAAAAAATGACTGGCCACAGTTTGATTTGCCGCAAATTGCTGATTTTGATTTGCTGGACAAGGCTTATCATATTGCCAAAAACTTAAATCTTCAAACTCATGTAGGTAATGTTCTTTCGGCTGACTTATTCTACAGTGATATTGATACACTGGCTATAGGTAAATTAGGTGTAAAAGCAGTAGAGATGGAAGCAGCAGCGCTTTATTATTTAGGGGCTAAACATAATGTTCAAACACTAGGAATCATGACCATCTCAGACAGTCTCGTGACAGGGGAATCCACAAGTGCAGAAGAACGTCAAAATACTTTTACTGATATGATGCGTGTAGGTCTTGAGACACTAATTGTTTAG
- a CDS encoding amino acid ABC transporter substrate-binding protein, whose amino-acid sequence MKKSLKLSLALVSLIAAGALAACSNGGSSSKEESKTKQTEIVVATDGATKPFTYSDNQGNLTGYDIEVARAVFDKLPEYKVTYQAVDFSGIVPGLDSGRYQMGANDFGWSKERAEKYNFSSPISKSNNAVLTKDGNYTTLEDLAGKSTIGNPASNYTKIINDWNNAHPDKKINISYSSDSTSINTRFNQIESGKIDFMLYDKISLQSSIKDQGFDSLKIQDIDTSTGDPEHDGYEYFLFAKDDAGKELQTKVNKVLAELEKDGTLKKLSEKFFDGDFVPEASKFK is encoded by the coding sequence ATGAAAAAGTCACTGAAGCTTTCACTCGCGCTCGTTTCGCTTATCGCCGCAGGAGCTTTAGCTGCTTGCAGTAATGGTGGTTCATCAAGTAAAGAAGAATCAAAAACCAAGCAAACGGAGATTGTTGTAGCTACAGATGGAGCAACTAAACCCTTTACCTATTCTGATAATCAAGGAAATTTGACAGGATATGACATTGAGGTTGCACGTGCTGTCTTTGATAAGTTGCCTGAATATAAAGTAACGTATCAAGCAGTTGACTTTTCTGGGATTGTTCCAGGTTTGGATAGCGGTCGCTATCAGATGGGCGCCAATGATTTTGGCTGGTCAAAAGAACGTGCAGAAAAATATAATTTTTCATCACCAATTTCTAAATCGAATAATGCCGTATTGACCAAAGATGGTAATTATACAACTCTAGAAGATCTTGCAGGTAAAAGTACAATTGGAAATCCAGCTTCTAACTATACAAAGATTATCAATGACTGGAACAATGCCCACCCTGACAAGAAAATAAACATCAGCTACTCTTCAGATAGCACATCTATCAATACACGCTTTAACCAGATTGAATCAGGGAAGATTGATTTCATGCTTTATGATAAAATCTCTCTGCAATCAAGCATCAAGGATCAAGGGTTTGACAGCTTGAAAATTCAAGATATCGATACTTCAACAGGTGATCCTGAACACGACGGTTATGAGTATTTCCTCTTTGCAAAAGATGATGCTGGCAAAGAACTTCAAACAAAAGTCAATAAAGTCCTTGCTGAGCTTGAAAAAGATGGGACCTTGAAAAAACTTTCAGAAAAATTCTTCGATGGAGATTTTGTACCAGAAGCAAGCAAGTTTAAATAA
- a CDS encoding DUF4059 family protein, producing MINLVLQFYLKGLLISFLVVGLLSLLYGFIYWLRNHHKPRNVWRNRLFDIILVDILTIPILSFAVVGILIILRIR from the coding sequence ATGATTAATTTAGTTTTACAGTTTTATCTTAAAGGTTTACTCATTTCTTTTTTAGTTGTAGGTTTACTCAGTCTGTTGTACGGTTTTATCTATTGGCTCCGTAACCATCATAAACCTCGTAATGTCTGGCGCAATCGCTTATTTGACATTATTTTGGTGGATATTTTGACTATACCGATTTTGAGTTTCGCCGTTGTGGGAATACTGATTATTTTGAGAATCAGATGA
- a CDS encoding purine-nucleoside phosphorylase → MELKMKLAETTKYLKDQGVGAIDVALILGSGLGELAGEIENPVIIKYETIPHFPVSTVVGHAGQLVYGDLSGKKVIAMQGRFHFYEGNSMEVVTYPVRVFSALGTPSIIVTNAAGGVNKDFAPGDLMIINDHINFMGTNPLIGANDDEIGPRFPDMSQAYDKAYQALAKETAAEMSAKVQEGVYMGFTGPTYETPAEIHMARTMGASAVGMSTVPEVIVAVHSGMRVLGISCITNLAAGMQSELNHAEVVETTERVKETFKTLVKNILVKM, encoded by the coding sequence ATGGAATTGAAAATGAAGTTAGCGGAAACGACAAAATACCTCAAAGATCAGGGTGTTGGCGCTATTGATGTTGCCCTTATCTTAGGGTCAGGTTTGGGAGAATTAGCGGGTGAAATTGAAAATCCTGTTATTATTAAATATGAAACAATCCCTCACTTCCCTGTTTCAACAGTTGTAGGTCATGCGGGACAACTCGTTTATGGCGATCTGTCTGGCAAGAAAGTCATTGCTATGCAAGGGCGTTTCCATTTCTATGAAGGCAATTCAATGGAAGTTGTGACTTATCCTGTACGTGTTTTCTCAGCTCTTGGTACACCATCCATTATTGTTACCAATGCTGCAGGAGGGGTAAATAAAGACTTCGCGCCGGGTGACTTGATGATCATTAACGACCATATCAATTTCATGGGAACAAACCCATTGATTGGCGCTAATGACGATGAAATCGGCCCTCGTTTCCCAGACATGTCACAAGCTTATGATAAAGCTTATCAGGCGCTTGCTAAGGAGACAGCAGCAGAAATGTCAGCCAAGGTTCAAGAAGGGGTCTACATGGGCTTCACAGGGCCTACTTATGAAACACCAGCAGAAATCCATATGGCTCGCACGATGGGCGCTTCAGCAGTGGGAATGTCAACTGTTCCTGAAGTTATTGTGGCTGTTCATTCGGGAATGCGTGTTTTGGGCATTTCATGCATTACTAACTTGGCTGCAGGTATGCAAAGCGAACTTAACCATGCGGAAGTTGTGGAGACAACAGAACGTGTGAAAGAAACATTTAAAACACTTGTTAAGAATATTTTAGTGAAAATGTGA
- a CDS encoding VOC family protein: MVKSKLTPFITLNGKSKEAMTFYAQVLPDTKIIRMEFYHESPAFSELKEELVLYGSLEIKGTELFFLDMQKEYAAPTPNWSNSLLLDCATEAEFDEIFAALSDQGSIMMGPEAVGDIRKCAWITDKFGLTWQPVWK, from the coding sequence ATGGTAAAATCAAAACTTACCCCTTTTATAACTTTAAATGGCAAGTCCAAGGAAGCGATGACTTTTTATGCTCAAGTTTTACCAGACACAAAGATTATACGGATGGAGTTTTATCATGAAAGTCCAGCTTTTTCTGAGCTGAAAGAAGAACTTGTTTTATATGGAAGTTTGGAAATAAAAGGGACAGAGCTCTTCTTTCTTGATATGCAAAAAGAATATGCAGCCCCAACACCTAACTGGTCAAATTCGCTTCTTCTCGATTGTGCGACGGAAGCTGAATTTGATGAAATTTTTGCCGCTTTATCAGACCAAGGAAGCATTATGATGGGACCGGAAGCTGTAGGAGATATTCGTAAATGCGCTTGGATTACTGACAAATTCGGCCTGACTTGGCAACCCGTTTGGAAATAA
- a CDS encoding amino acid ABC transporter ATP-binding protein, with the protein MIKISNLSKSFAGNVVLDNLNLEINEGDVIALIGASGAGKSTFLRSINYLEEADSGQLEIDNFKVDFEHISKQEILELRRKTGMVFQQFNLFERRTALQNVMEGLIQVKKMSKADAQKLAEENLRKVGLEDRMDYYPKFLSGGQKQRVGIARAMAMQPTLLLLDEPTSALDPELVGEVQDTILNAAKNKQTMVLVSHEMDFVYNVATKVLFLEKGKIIEEGSPEEVFHHPKNPRTSEFLSRHVKTIDIGSSND; encoded by the coding sequence ATGATAAAAATTTCAAATTTAAGTAAATCTTTTGCAGGTAATGTTGTTCTTGACAACCTTAATCTGGAAATCAATGAAGGGGATGTCATTGCGCTTATTGGTGCATCAGGTGCCGGTAAGTCCACTTTTCTACGTTCGATTAACTATCTGGAAGAAGCAGACAGTGGACAGTTAGAAATTGATAATTTTAAAGTAGACTTTGAACATATCAGTAAACAAGAAATTCTTGAGCTTCGTCGCAAAACAGGAATGGTCTTCCAGCAGTTCAATCTCTTTGAACGTCGTACTGCCCTTCAAAATGTGATGGAAGGCTTAATTCAAGTCAAGAAAATGTCGAAAGCAGATGCGCAAAAGCTTGCGGAGGAAAACTTAAGAAAAGTCGGCCTTGAAGATCGTATGGACTACTATCCGAAATTCTTATCCGGTGGTCAAAAGCAACGTGTAGGAATAGCTCGAGCGATGGCGATGCAACCGACTTTACTCTTGCTTGATGAGCCGACCTCAGCGCTTGACCCTGAACTTGTTGGCGAGGTGCAAGACACGATTCTCAATGCAGCTAAAAACAAACAAACAATGGTTTTAGTGAGCCACGAAATGGACTTTGTCTATAATGTTGCTACAAAAGTGCTTTTCCTAGAAAAAGGCAAAATCATTGAAGAAGGTAGCCCTGAGGAAGTGTTCCATCATCCTAAAAATCCGCGGACGAGTGAATTTCTCTCTCGTCATGTTAAAACCATTGATATAGGAAGTTCAAATGATTAA
- a CDS encoding DUF2798 domain-containing protein: MPKNFKEELVFTGLIAGMMVFGMTMYNVFKASGINMESWGNVATGFPLALLVAVILDLALVGPLAKKIVFSHIEKKNLQPSPAQLGIFISLFMILGMVTLMSIFGIIMEGAPTTDSLLLLYGKTWVLNIIVALPLQLLLVGPSSRFIFAKIYR; this comes from the coding sequence ATGCCTAAAAATTTTAAAGAAGAACTTGTTTTTACCGGATTAATTGCTGGAATGATGGTTTTTGGAATGACCATGTATAATGTTTTTAAAGCCAGCGGGATAAATATGGAAAGTTGGGGAAATGTAGCTACTGGTTTTCCACTCGCTCTACTTGTTGCTGTCATACTTGATCTTGCACTTGTTGGTCCACTTGCGAAAAAAATTGTCTTTTCTCATATCGAAAAAAAGAACTTACAGCCCTCTCCTGCACAACTTGGAATTTTTATTTCCTTGTTCATGATTCTTGGAATGGTTACCCTTATGTCTATTTTCGGGATTATCATGGAGGGTGCACCAACGACAGATAGTTTACTCCTCTTGTATGGCAAAACATGGGTATTAAACATTATCGTGGCACTTCCCCTTCAATTACTTTTGGTCGGCCCAAGTTCACGCTTTATTTTTGCGAAAATTTATCGTTAA
- the trxB gene encoding thioredoxin-disulfide reductase — protein MTEKIYDVVVIGAGPAGMTAAMYSARSEMKTLLLERGVPGGQMNNTAEIENYPGYGQIMGPELSMKMYEPLADLGVENAYGFVTSIIDNGATKTINTEEEVFETKSIIIATGANHRKLGVPGEEEYGARGVSYCAVCDGAFFRDQDILVVGGGDSAVEEAIFLTRFGKTVTIMHRRDELRAQKIIQERAFANDKIKFIWDSVLEEIKGDERKIESVRYKNVKTGEVTEANFGGLFIYVGLDAVSEFARDLGITDEEGWIITDATMKTSIPGIFAVGDVRQKDFRQITTAVGDGAQAAQEAYKYVEG, from the coding sequence ATGACAGAAAAAATTTACGATGTAGTAGTTATTGGTGCAGGGCCTGCGGGCATGACCGCAGCTATGTACAGCGCTAGAAGTGAAATGAAAACCTTGCTTTTGGAACGAGGTGTTCCAGGCGGGCAAATGAATAATACAGCAGAAATTGAAAATTACCCAGGCTATGGTCAAATCATGGGTCCTGAACTTTCAATGAAAATGTATGAGCCTTTAGCTGATCTTGGTGTTGAAAATGCTTATGGTTTTGTCACATCCATCATTGATAATGGTGCAACAAAAACAATCAATACTGAAGAAGAAGTATTTGAAACAAAATCAATTATTATTGCGACAGGAGCAAATCACCGTAAGCTAGGCGTGCCTGGTGAAGAAGAATACGGTGCCCGTGGAGTGTCTTACTGTGCGGTCTGTGACGGAGCATTCTTCCGTGATCAAGATATCTTGGTTGTTGGTGGTGGTGATTCCGCTGTCGAAGAAGCAATTTTCTTAACGCGTTTTGGTAAAACAGTAACCATCATGCATCGCCGTGATGAATTACGTGCCCAAAAAATTATTCAAGAACGTGCCTTTGCTAACGATAAAATAAAATTTATCTGGGACTCTGTTCTTGAAGAAATCAAAGGTGACGAACGTAAAATTGAATCTGTACGTTATAAAAACGTTAAGACAGGTGAAGTTACAGAAGCCAATTTCGGTGGTCTCTTTATCTATGTAGGTTTGGATGCTGTATCTGAATTTGCTCGTGATTTAGGTATTACAGATGAAGAAGGTTGGATTATCACAGATGCTACGATGAAGACAAGCATTCCAGGTATCTTTGCCGTTGGTGATGTTCGTCAAAAAGATTTTCGCCAAATTACTACTGCTGTAGGTGATGGAGCCCAAGCCGCTCAAGAAGCTTACAAATATGTAGAAGGTTAA
- a CDS encoding VOC family protein produces MNTEIETQNILGGVHHVTAITSSAQKNYDFFTNILGLRLAKLTVNQDDYETYHLYFTGEDGKSPNMTFFDFKDIPKGMHGANNIERASFRVPSDASLTYWTERFEKAHVNHGDINVKFGKKTLEFEDFDGQKYQLISDQDNTGDAALDRSWLLSNVAPEHGIIGMGPVFVKVTDTYNLRIILETVFGFRYAGQENNLHLFEVANGGNGAALIIEEAQENERYAYQGYGTIHHLALGTTNPETLNYWIERIQAFRLPHSGLVDRFYFSSEYVRVAPGVLFEIATFTPGIGALDMAESGDGAVDSYEESLITSGFWIDESKEEAGKDLSLPPHLFPEDEAIKARTAASLRPLDTSDTMRDRSHDELWTVEKVVERREGESLEAFEQRYLGK; encoded by the coding sequence ATGAACACAGAAATTGAAACACAAAACATCCTTGGTGGTGTTCACCACGTTACAGCAATCACATCAAGCGCACAAAAGAATTATGACTTTTTTACAAATATTTTAGGCTTACGTTTGGCAAAATTGACCGTCAATCAAGATGATTATGAAACTTATCACCTTTACTTCACAGGGGAAGATGGGAAAAGTCCGAACATGACCTTCTTTGACTTCAAGGATATTCCTAAGGGAATGCATGGTGCAAATAATATTGAACGTGCTTCGTTTCGTGTACCAAGTGACGCCTCTCTTACTTACTGGACAGAGCGTTTTGAAAAAGCACATGTTAACCATGGCGATATCAATGTCAAATTTGGCAAGAAAACACTCGAATTTGAAGATTTTGATGGTCAAAAGTACCAATTGATTTCCGATCAAGACAACACAGGTGATGCTGCACTTGACCGTTCATGGCTTCTCTCAAATGTAGCGCCTGAACATGGAATCATTGGCATGGGTCCAGTCTTTGTGAAAGTTACGGATACTTACAATTTACGGATTATTTTAGAAACAGTCTTCGGCTTCCGGTATGCGGGCCAAGAAAATAATTTGCATCTTTTTGAAGTAGCTAATGGAGGCAATGGTGCGGCCTTGATCATTGAAGAAGCGCAAGAAAATGAACGTTATGCTTATCAAGGTTATGGTACAATTCACCATTTGGCTTTAGGAACGACAAATCCTGAAACTTTAAATTACTGGATTGAACGTATTCAAGCTTTCCGTTTGCCACATTCAGGCTTGGTGGATCGTTTCTATTTCTCTAGTGAATATGTGCGAGTTGCTCCAGGCGTACTGTTTGAAATTGCAACATTTACCCCAGGTATTGGCGCTCTGGATATGGCTGAGTCAGGTGATGGAGCTGTTGACAGTTATGAAGAGTCATTAATTACTTCAGGTTTCTGGATTGACGAATCAAAAGAAGAAGCAGGGAAAGACTTAAGTTTACCTCCTCATCTTTTCCCAGAAGATGAAGCTATCAAAGCACGTACAGCAGCAAGTTTACGTCCTTTAGATACTTCGGATACGATGCGTGATCGTAGCCATGATGAATTATGGACCGTTGAAAAAGTTGTTGAGCGCCGAGAAGGTGAAAGTCTTGAAGCTTTCGAACAACGTTATCTGGGAAAATAA
- a CDS encoding formate--tetrahydrofolate ligase encodes MKTDIEIAQECKMTAITDVAEKIGLSFEDIELYGKYKAKIPLESLKKFESNPEGKLVLVTSINPTPAGEGKSTVTVGLADAFARLNQKVMVALREPSLGPVMGIKGGATGGGYAQVLPMEDINLHFTGDIHAMTTANNAIAALLDNHIFQGNTLNIDSRRVVWKRVLDMNDRELRHIVAGLGSVVNGVPREDGFDITVASEIMAVLCLATSLTDLKERLSRIVVAYTYDRQPVTVGDLEIEGAITVLLKDALKPNLAQTIEGTPVVVHGGPFANIAHGCNSVLATKTALKLADVTITEAGFGADLGGEKFLDIKTRQLGKTPDAIVIVATLRALKMHGGVAKTALTGENVAAVTQGFANLKRHIKNMASYGAPIVVAINQFASDTEAEIAELTRLVEAEGVAVSLTQVFEKGGAGGIDLAEKLTSIFTQEAKEFHYLYDLEASVENKITTVVTQIYGGKKVNFSAKAARQLKEIEENGWDKLPVCMAKTQYSFSDNPKLLAAPEGFEVTVRELVPKIGAGFIVALLGDVMTMPGLPKKPAALNMDIDETGKITGLF; translated from the coding sequence ATGAAAACAGATATTGAAATCGCACAAGAATGCAAGATGACAGCCATCACGGACGTTGCTGAAAAAATCGGTTTAAGTTTTGAAGATATCGAACTTTACGGAAAATATAAAGCAAAAATACCACTCGAAAGTCTTAAAAAGTTTGAGAGCAATCCCGAGGGCAAACTTGTCTTGGTTACCTCCATTAACCCTACTCCGGCAGGTGAAGGAAAATCGACAGTGACAGTTGGATTGGCGGATGCCTTTGCACGGTTGAATCAAAAGGTAATGGTGGCATTGCGTGAGCCATCTTTAGGTCCTGTGATGGGAATAAAAGGTGGTGCTACAGGTGGGGGTTATGCTCAAGTTCTGCCGATGGAAGATATTAACTTGCATTTCACTGGCGACATTCATGCCATGACAACGGCAAATAATGCTATTGCAGCACTTTTAGATAATCATATTTTCCAAGGAAATACTTTAAACATCGATAGTCGTCGTGTGGTTTGGAAACGTGTCTTAGATATGAATGACCGTGAGCTTCGTCATATCGTTGCTGGCTTAGGTAGTGTGGTTAATGGTGTGCCCCGTGAGGATGGTTTTGATATCACTGTGGCCAGTGAGATTATGGCTGTTTTATGTTTGGCTACTTCATTGACGGATTTGAAAGAACGTCTTTCGCGTATCGTTGTTGCTTATACTTATGATCGTCAACCAGTAACTGTGGGCGATTTAGAGATTGAAGGTGCAATTACGGTCCTCTTGAAAGATGCGCTTAAGCCAAATCTGGCTCAAACCATTGAAGGGACACCCGTAGTAGTACACGGCGGTCCATTTGCCAACATTGCCCACGGCTGTAACTCCGTTTTAGCTACAAAAACAGCCTTGAAATTAGCAGATGTGACCATTACAGAGGCTGGATTTGGTGCGGATCTAGGCGGCGAAAAATTCCTCGATATTAAAACACGTCAGTTGGGAAAAACGCCTGATGCTATTGTTATCGTAGCTACTCTTCGTGCTTTGAAAATGCATGGTGGCGTTGCTAAAACGGCACTCACTGGCGAAAATGTTGCAGCCGTTACCCAAGGCTTTGCAAATCTGAAACGTCATATTAAAAATATGGCGAGCTACGGTGCGCCAATTGTTGTAGCCATCAATCAATTTGCCAGTGATACTGAGGCGGAAATAGCGGAGTTAACACGACTTGTTGAAGCAGAAGGTGTTGCCGTGAGTTTGACCCAAGTCTTTGAAAAGGGCGGCGCAGGTGGAATTGATTTAGCTGAAAAACTAACAAGTATATTCACTCAGGAAGCAAAAGAGTTCCATTACCTTTATGATTTAGAAGCTTCAGTAGAGAACAAGATTACAACAGTTGTGACCCAAATTTATGGGGGCAAGAAAGTTAACTTTTCTGCAAAAGCAGCACGTCAATTAAAAGAAATTGAGGAGAACGGTTGGGACAAGCTTCCCGTTTGTATGGCGAAGACGCAGTATTCATTTTCTGATAATCCCAAACTTTTAGCAGCACCAGAAGGATTTGAAGTGACTGTTCGTGAGTTGGTGCCAAAGATTGGAGCAGGGTTTATCGTGGCCTTGTTAGGTGATGTGATGACTATGCCGGGCTTACCTAAAAAACCAGCAGCTTTAAATATGGATATTGACGAAACAGGGAAAATCACAGGTTTGTTCTAA
- the secG gene encoding preprotein translocase subunit SecG, which yields MDKVIYDVLLVIMLVISAILVISILMQPSKQDGAADAFSGGSGELFERRKARGFEAVMQRFTGITIGIWLVLGFILVVLSTK from the coding sequence ATGGATAAAGTAATTTACGACGTTTTACTCGTCATTATGTTGGTTATTTCTGCAATTTTAGTTATTTCAATTTTGATGCAACCTTCTAAACAAGATGGTGCAGCTGATGCTTTTTCAGGTGGTTCAGGAGAGCTATTTGAACGACGTAAAGCGCGTGGTTTTGAAGCTGTAATGCAACGTTTTACAGGTATTACTATTGGTATCTGGCTTGTGCTTGGTTTTATCTTGGTCGTTCTCTCTACGAAATAA
- a CDS encoding alpha/beta hydrolase: protein MTNYIFKPGDKSLAPVLVLHSTGGDEQQLLPLAEDLFPNHPLLSIRGRVSEQGINRYFKLKGAGFTKENFDLESLSQESQWLATEVTRLGEKHQLDLTRLAVIGYSNGANVALYMQLKGLMQFDRVLSFHAMQLTDIEEPVIADESKIFLTHADNDPIVSRANLEELSSDLQKTECELEVFKANFGHQLSNDELVAAKRWLVT from the coding sequence ATGACCAACTATATTTTTAAACCTGGCGATAAAAGTCTTGCACCTGTTCTGGTTTTGCATAGCACAGGTGGTGATGAACAGCAGTTGCTTCCACTGGCGGAAGACTTATTTCCCAATCACCCTCTCTTATCCATTCGTGGACGAGTTAGTGAGCAAGGGATAAACCGCTACTTTAAACTCAAAGGAGCTGGTTTTACGAAAGAAAATTTTGACTTAGAATCGCTGAGCCAAGAATCCCAATGGCTGGCTACCGAAGTGACACGCTTAGGGGAAAAGCATCAACTGGATCTTACGCGACTTGCAGTAATTGGCTATTCCAATGGTGCAAACGTTGCACTGTATATGCAGCTGAAGGGCCTCATGCAATTTGATAGAGTTTTATCCTTTCATGCCATGCAACTTACAGATATAGAGGAACCTGTAATTGCAGATGAAAGTAAAATTTTCCTGACTCACGCGGATAATGATCCCATCGTGAGTCGGGCAAATCTTGAAGAACTTTCTTCTGACTTACAAAAGACAGAATGTGAGCTAGAGGTATTTAAAGCCAATTTTGGTCACCAATTAAGCAATGACGAACTTGTAGCAGCAAAGAGATGGTTAGTGACATGA
- a CDS encoding zinc ribbon domain-containing protein encodes MTKKVFCQSCGMPLAQTADFGTESNGQAATEYCRYCYQNGAWTQPNITLEETIALGSKALDQLEISGFKKWLLKSLYPMPIKGLKRWKK; translated from the coding sequence ATGACTAAAAAAGTTTTTTGTCAGTCTTGCGGTATGCCTTTAGCTCAAACGGCCGATTTTGGAACAGAAAGTAACGGTCAAGCAGCTACTGAATATTGTAGATACTGTTATCAAAATGGGGCTTGGACACAACCCAACATTACTTTGGAAGAAACAATTGCTTTAGGAAGTAAAGCCTTGGATCAACTGGAAATATCAGGATTTAAAAAATGGCTCCTCAAGTCACTTTACCCGATGCCAATAAAGGGCTTGAAGCGCTGGAAAAAATAA